A DNA window from Amycolatopsis sp. DSM 110486 contains the following coding sequences:
- a CDS encoding gamma-glutamylcyclotransferase: MTLMFLNGGAMRGEPLHHLLDGAPLVASTTTAPKYRFYSVGGQCPALVPVAHGGGAVAGEVYEVSLDALRDRVLPAEPPELELGVIELADGSSAFAMLLRRPQTSHVQLRDITEIGDWRSFRSQS; this comes from the coding sequence GTGACCCTGATGTTCCTCAACGGCGGCGCCATGCGCGGCGAACCGCTGCACCACCTGCTCGACGGCGCCCCTCTCGTCGCGTCGACGACCACCGCGCCGAAGTACCGCTTCTACTCCGTGGGTGGCCAGTGCCCGGCTTTGGTCCCGGTCGCCCACGGCGGCGGTGCGGTTGCGGGCGAGGTGTACGAGGTGTCCCTGGACGCGCTGCGGGACCGGGTACTGCCGGCGGAACCGCCCGAGCTGGAGCTGGGCGTGATCGAGCTGGCGGACGGGAGCTCGGCGTTCGCGATGCTGCTGCGCCGGCCGCAGACGTCCCACGTGCAGCTGCGCGACATCACCGAGATCGGTGACTGGCGGTCGTTCCGGTCTCAGTCATGA